From the Kogia breviceps isolate mKogBre1 chromosome 10, mKogBre1 haplotype 1, whole genome shotgun sequence genome, the window atttaaaataaataaatttaaaacaaacgacaacaaaaaaaaaaattttttttttttgttcttccgtGCCTTTATTGGTGACAGCAATGGATAACAGTGCCAGGCATAGCAAGATACCTGGGATGGTAAGCAGGCACTTGCTGCATCAGTGCAGCTCAAAaccatttccttcaagaactctGCTCTTCTCACCACAACTTAAGGCTCCTCAGAGTGTCTAAGATAATAAAAGTGAACTTGTTTGCGACAATGATTTTCTCTCCCTGAAATATGATCCCCACTTATTTTCCCTTACCCCAAATCCCAAGAACAATAGGTTTTAAATAAACATCACAGAGATGTCTACTcttgaatcattttttttcttttcgttcTTTAAACTCCGAAGGCATTTAATCTTCAGATCATTCAAAACTGAAAGAACTCTTCACCCGAAATGTTCATCCAGTGTAATTTGATGAAGACAGAGTGCCAGGCATTAGATTGAgagcctgaaaaaaaaatgtctgcccAGAGATACATGAGGTACTTCAGCTCCAGTGCTGATTGGTTCCTTTCCTTGGGACTTTCCAATCCTGCCATACATGGAAGCTTTCATAGGCTTTTATTCTCTAAAGTAGGCACACCAGATCCACCGGATGTGAGCTGTGTTCACTACCATTACTTCTTCCTTTGTTCTCAATTATGTCTGGGACGGTGGCTCTGCAGATCCCCAGCGGCCTTTGGACAACAGCTGTGATGGTGATGCTGACGGTGCTGAGCACGCCAGGGGCTGACGGCAGAGACTCTCCACGTAAGTGCAGGGTAGCTACTCTGGGGCCCAGGCTCTGCGGGACACTTGGCCTGGGGTGTGATCTCAGAATATTTCCTCTCTTCGGGGATGAGAGCTATGTTACATTCTCATTTCCACCTTCTAATGACAAGGGGAGTACAGTCCCCCTCCCACAGGCTTAAGCCTGGGGATATTATAACAGGGAGGAAGAGACAAAGTGTGTATCCACTACAAgtgctgggacaaagtgagcaTGGGTATTTTGTTCTAAAGaagctctccaaagaagacacagcaGGACTTGTCATTTCAGGGTCCCCCAAGACCTTGTCTGGACTTAATACTATGGGATCCTGGGTTGGGGAAATGTAGGGCAGCAGTGGTCTCTGTAGTCTCAGAATTTGAGGAAAAGGACTCTACATTCCTGACTCTGAGTGGAGGGTTCCTGGAAGCAAACTCCTGGTATTTGAGTGGAGCTGACTGGGTGGCCGACAGAATCTTAACCTCAAGTTTCACTGATTTACGGTCAGTTAGTGACTTGAGTGGTATTCAGAGACTTGAGTTGAGGATGGATGGGATTTAGGAGAAAGGAGAACGTAAGGAGAGAAATATGTATATTGAGAAAGCATTCATTTCAGACACAGGATTAGTATCTTCATATAAATTCTCAATCTTCCTAACACCCCTATGTGTAGATATAATGACTTTTTACACAATTATACTTAAGATACAGATACTCTGTTAAGTAACCCACCCAAGCTGGTAACTGTCCCAGTTTAATTGGAATCCAATTTATCTAGTTTGAAAGTCTGTGCTCTTTCCGTGAATAAACCATTCTTTTTAGGATCGGGGCAGTGTCGGTCCCTTCTAACCACACAGGAGTCGGGTCGGGGTGGCAGAAACGCAGAGGAAACCCACACATGGGAAGGAAGGCACTTTGCCAGGGACCAAGAGAATGTGCCTGTCAGGGCGAGGAAAAGCTCCATTCTACACCTCCTTTGTTATCCCTTTGAAGTCTTGTGCTTATGTAGACACTTGTTTGCCTCTGAGGTTCCCACGATTTCGAGGGAAAATGACATTTCATGTGAGAACGTCCTGATCCCTCTAAGTACAGAGATGGATGTAAAACCAACCCGGCAGCCCTGTTTACTCGGTTCTCAGGCTCAGGCAGGGATCACAGGTCCCAGGGCTCCGCTCAGAGACAGGCCTCCTCGCACGAAGGTCATTCTGGAAGCCCTCAGACGGGGCGGGAGGCCTTGGAAGAGCCTCCTGGAGGATCCGGGTTCGCAGCAGGAGGcgcggggctgggctgggccgggaACCCGGGGTTGAGCGGCGGGTTTCAGGTTTTCCCGACCCAGCTGGCCACGGGCCGACATCGCCCCGCCTGCTGAGCGGCGGTGTCTCCCGCAGAGGATTTCGTGTTCCAGCATATGGGCCTGTGTTACTTCACCAACGGCACGGAGCGGGTGCGGTTGGTGACCAGATACGTCTACAACCGGGAGGAGAACGTGCGCTTCGACAGCGACGTGGGCGAGTACCGGGCGGTGACCGAGCTGGGCCGGCCGGACGCCGAGTACTGGAACAGCCAGAAGGACATACTGGAGCGGACACGGGCCGAGGTGGACACGGTGTGCAGACACAACTACGGGGTTGATGAGAGCTTCACGGTGCAGCGGCGAGGTGAGCGCACGCCGCCCTCCGCGGGGCCCACCCCCACCTGCCGAGACTCCGCGCGGgggtgagggggcggggcctcggggGTGGGATCCCCAGGCCCGCGGAGGGGATAGCGAGGCCCGGCGTCCCGCGCGGAGGGCCGGCGACCGAGGGCACAGCAGGGGGACGGAGGTTGGTAGCCCTGGAACATTCCCCGCAGAGGCGGGTCCGGGACTGCTCAGTGTGGCCCCAGCTCTCGAGAGCCCCGTCCTGTGCAGTTCTTTCCACTAATTCTGCACGTTCCCGCCTCGTGCCTTTGGCTTGTGTGCTTCCCGAAGCTCAAGAGCTCAGCCTGGTGGAGTTAGGGCTGCTCCACGGCTGCTCTCAGGGCACCTTACACACGTGCTGATGTATTAGAGCCatgaaagaatacattttcaCTTTTTGGTTTCAAATCATTATTCATCTTAATCCTGGTTTCTTAAATGGATGTCACTAGATCACTTGTCCCGGCCCTCTTTCTGGCAAGGGACTGTCTTAATTATACCTGTGTGCCTAGCCTAGTACCTGACACATTGGCAGGTAGTATGAGCTCCATAAACCTTgcttaaattaatgaataaatgttctTCGTTGCCCAGCCACTTAGGCTCAAGAGAAAGCATAAAGGTAAATAGGGTCTTAAAAACTGACCGTATTAATTATTCTTTACGATTTTGCTTAATGCTTTAAAGTAAACTCTTATTGACGTGGATCTTAACAATTTAGAATTCGTGAATGCAAAGCCTGAGGAAAAAAAGTGTTTAGTAAAAATAGAAACAGTACTTGAGTGGTGTTATAAGGCaaagttttaatttcttagaaaagcTCAACAAATGGCTGGTAACAGAGCTGAAGTTTTGGCGTAAATAAGTTGATGCCATTTAATTACTGAATAAACATTGTTTCAGGTTCCGTTGGCCTACctatcctctctctccctgccagCTCCCCCAACATCCACTGCAGGGGTAGACATTCTGACAGTTAATTATACCAGTTTCATGAGCACCTATTGCTAGACAATGTCTTACCAAGCACTACCTATATTATGCCACTTAATTTCCTTGGTGTTTACAATCAGCATCACCACTTTATTATGCTAATATTGGTACATAATAAACAGTTTAAGTAATTACACACAGTTATTCACTGTCTTGAAGCCTCCCCCAAATACACAATAGTCATCATGTTCTTTACTACATGTATATAGAATCTAATGGAAGCAAAGCCTCGTTTAAGCCAGTTATGACCAGAAGCAGCAATGAGTCTGTTCCTGCCTATTTTCAATGTTAGTGGGACAAAATGATACATTCAAGGGATTGAAAACGCACTGATTAATCCCTAGTCTGACCCTGGTGTTATCTGTGTATGTTCACATAACTTTTAGCTTACTTCACCCTATCTTGCCTTCTCCTTCATCCTGATGCCACCAAGTACACACTTATATTTTTGctatttcagttctttttcatAGCAATTATTCTAACATTTCTCTCTTGAACTTGTGACCTCCATTTTTTACTCCCAATCTGCTTAAGACAAACAGATTTTATAAGTCCACCTAGCTGACCATGACTTTAGTCAGAGCCCAGGAAGAAGAACCTGATCAAGAGTTAAAGTCCAAACTGAAAACATGATTCTTTCCAGGTGATGGCTCACGAGTACCATGTTACTGGGGTGACGAGACTGCCTGCCGACCTCGGCAAGTCTCAGTTATATTGTATGTTCATGTGACATGCTCACTAACCCGGGCCAACTTCTGCAAGAATCTCAGAATATTTTCTATAGAGAACATACATGATAAATATTATGTCTGATTTCAGAACAAGGCCATTATTCTTAATAGCAAAGGGATGGAGTAGGGTTGGCAGCTCACttgaatgttaaaagaaaattaggggaaaaaaataaatgggagtACATAATGTATTATCAAATAGATAAAACACtacatgaaatatttactatAGTTTTGCACTAAAGGAATGAGGGAGATGCAATAAAATGGCTGCAGAGATAAAGGATAATATGTGTAAAACAGGTTGGGAGGTGTGTCATATTTGACCATGAGTAGCAATCTGAGAAGATAAAGGAATCAAGGCATGGGCAAACATGATGTTTTATCAGTGTTACTTGTTTTCaaggtttcctttcttttccttcaaaaatCACAAACTTTTGACATAACACttgtggttcttttttgtttctattttttgttttgtctttgtaaCTACATTGCAAGTTCTGTAaaggcaggggccacaggttgTTGTTTATCTTTGGGTCCCCAGTGCTTGTCAAagttatatttgttgaatgaatgaatgaatgaatgaatgaatcaaataaAGTATATGTGGCATAAATGAACTAGAGATGGAAGTGTAggtatttaattatataaatttttgtgGGGAGTTCACCACAGAATGGCATTTGAGCTAAGATGAGGCTAAAAACTGAGAGAGATGCTTTGTTGACCGGTAAGAAGTGCTCTCACTCTCGAATTCTGTATGACAGGGCTGAGGATTATAGATGTAGCctctttgagaagcactgctttgtAGGAAGGATGTGATGGTCACTGTTGTCCCATTTTACTGGACATAGAAATGTCTGTACTTTCTTAATTCTCAGTCCATGGGGCCATGACAACTGTTGATCATCTCATGGCCAGCAGGTGGGAGTCAAAGTTGCTGGATTTTCTCTACTGTGGGGAGCACGGAGACTAACAGAAAACAGTGTCACTGACCTAGCACAAGTCACTAGAGCTGATCCTGATGGTCACTTCTAGGTGGGAGAGCAAGGGGGAACAAGTCcaggtttattattttatttaaaaaatgttagaaatagTGGCCTGTATAATATagcaatttataattttaaagtgcTTCATTTTTATCAATTAGTGTCAACAGAGTAACTCCCATAGAATGATTAAAACTGTCTCTTGAGACTCTGAAAAGTCAACTGACTAATGTTTTTATTCAAGCTCATAAAGTGGTCCAGGTTAGATCCAAATCCAAGATTTGGAATCCAAGGATCTTTCCACCCTGGTACAGGGAAGGACTCTTCCCGGTGGGGAGACTTGCTGTGTGGTCTCACATCTCACTGTGTCTTTTCCTGTCTGTTACTCCCTCAGTGGAACCTACAGTGACCATCTCCCCATCCAGGACAGAGGCTCTAAACCACCACAACCTACTGGTCTGCTCGGTAGCAGATTTCTATCCAGGCCAGATCAAAGTTCGGTGGTTCCGGAATGACCAGGAGGAGACAGCTGGCATCGTGTCCACCCCTCTTATTAGAAATGGGGACTGGACCTTCCAGATGCTTGTGATGCTGGAAATGACTCCCCAGCAAGGAGATATCTACACCTGCCATGTGGAGCACCCCAGCCTCCAGAGCCCCATCACGGTGGAGTGGCGTAAGGGGCATTTGGTTTCCTTTCACCGTGGGCCCCACAGGACAGGGGCAGATAGAGCTTCCCTGGTCCACCCCATCTCATCCCTTGTCCCCAGAATCCCTACTGAGCTGGAAATTACAGGACACAAAAGTGCCTCTTGCCTCATAGTAAGGGCATCTGAAGAATCCTGATCTCATTGTCTTTCCAGATACAGGGAACTCACTCTACACACCAgggccccagagcccagccctggTAGCTCTGAAGGACTGACTGGTGACCAGAGTCTTAGGGCATAAGGTTACGGATGTGTCCCTGAGGAGCAGGGATCCACTTTCCCCTTCTCCCACCCGTCCACTCTGTCCAAGGATCTGTTGGCGGGTCCCTCCCCTAGGGGTAGTCAGAATGGAGAACTAGGTTCCCCTGGCACCTCCACCTCCTGTATCTCAGACTAGACTTCAGGCTTCTCAAAGGGACACCCCCCTTTGGTGTGAGGACAAACCCTGACACTCAGGCTCTGATCCCTAGGGGCACAGTCTGGATCTGCCCAGAGCAAGATGCTGAGTGGTGTTGGGGGCTTTGTGCTGGGGCTGATCTTCCTCGGGCTGGGCCTCATCATCCGTCACAGGAGCCAGAAGGGTAAGGAACTCTGGGGAAAAGGGGAAGATGGGCTGTGACTGAGACCCTCTGTTCAGGGAGGCCTGTGCCTCTAGATGTAGCTCTTTCCTCCTGACCCTGAAAGGAAGGAGACTAGGCTGGTGGTGGGCGGAAATGGAATGACCTAGGGAGACATTGGAGTCTGATTTTACCGGTTGAAGAGTAGGCCTTTCACAGGGATGACAGGTAGGATTTATTCTAGGGCTTCCTTCTAGTGACAGTTCCATCCATTTGGGGAGATTTTATCTTAGGGCAGTTAAGGCCTTGTGGGTAGAGAGGATGGGTAGGGAAGAAATAGATTTCCAATTAAGTTGCTTATCTCATTTCCCTTTGGGGTTGGTGAGACACTTGCTGTTTGTGTCATGAGACCTTTTGTGAGACCTCCTGGGCCTCCACTGTTTTTGCTCTGTTTCACTGGGGGTTATGGGGACAGATAAAAGAGGGAAGGGTGTGAGGTGAGTATACCTGGGCACAGTGGTCTCGTCCATGGCCTATTTTCTGCTGTGGGATCAAGAGTTAGGGGAGAAGTTCACCCAGTTTCTGTAGGAAGCTCCTGAGGTTGTTCTCCAGAATCAGGCCATAACTTTGGTGGCATCTTTCTGTGAAACTTGGAGCCAGAACTGTGGTGTTAGTGCTAGACACCGGGATGATACCCACTTTGTGCCACATGCTGGCGGCTACTGCCTGTGGGCATTTATAGTGACTGAAAGAGGCTATGAGTGGTGGCAAGAAGGTGAGTTATTATCTAATTTATTAAAAGTTTGACATCTTCATGTCCTCCAGAAGGATAACAGCTGCTCCCCAGCCTTGCACACATCTGCGTCAGGCTGAAGCGTTGTGTCCTCTTTAGCTGATTCATCTCTACACAGATGTTAGGGGAGGTGATGGTGACATGCCCCGGACCTCAGCTTTCTCTGTCGGATGCTGCAGACCGAGAAGAGGTGAGGGGGCACGGCCCTCAGGGTGCCATGTGCtgatcactctctctctcttctccagggCTCGTGCACTGACTCCTGAGGATGCTTTGACGGGGACTGGTGTTTGCTCGTCTGTAATAGCTGCCTGTTCCTGCCCAGAATTCCCAGTTGCCTGTCAGCCTGTTCCTCTGAGATCAGGTTCCTCCATTAACTCTGACACAGTCACCAGGTTACCCCTTGCCCTGCCCCAAGGATTTGACTGTGATGCTGCTTCCTGCACTGACCCCGGAGCCTCTGCCCATGTACTGCCAACGGCGTCTACTGAGCGTCTACTCAGACCCCAAGGGACTTTTCTGTTTGCATTCTTCCTCTGCAGACTGCTCAAGAGAAGCACATTGAAACCATTACCTGGCTATAGGGTATATCATAATTAAACATGAATATGAGTTATCTATACCGTGAGGCTTCTTTTTTATTAAGTTTATGCTAAtcgtattttaaaaaatatttattaagactcacgccgggtcttagttgtggcacatgggatcttcattgctgcatgcaggatatttagttgcggcgtgcgggatctagttccctgaccagggattgaacccgagccccctacattgggagcgtggaatcttaaccactggaccaccggggaagtccctatgctaatcatacattttttattgaggtataattgatatacaacatTCTATTAGTTTTGgctgtacagcatgatgattcagtgtttgtatatattgcaaaatgatcaccacggtaAGTCTCGTTAACATCACCACTGTAGattgttacaatttttttcttgtgatgagaactttttagATCTACTCTTTCAATGACCACCTGTCAGGGTTACAGGAAGGAAGCCTCCCTTGTGGGGAGGTTAGATAGTTATCTAGTTGTCAGACCAACACACAGGCTGGGAGCTGGTTGAGAAGCAGGCTGTACTCAAGAGTCTGATTCAGCAGCTCTGGGTAGAATCCAGAGAATCTCTGCTGGGAAACCACTGGAGCAGATCAGTGGATTCCACAGTGGTGGGAAGAACGAAAAGGACATCTCCTTCATATTTACGTTTTatctaaaagtttaaaaaaggaagtaagCTTACTAATATTTGAGGTCTAGTGAATCAGACAGTCTCATGTCACAACTGAGATGTCACATAGAATACTGTGGGTAGAGCAGGAGTACTCCATCACTGAAAGCTGCAGCTGTATCTTCATTTGTTCACTCACGTTAGCATGCTTCCATGTATTGTAGTTTACTGTGCCCTCTTAAAGAAACTTACGgactatattattttgttttatttttattattttaaataacagaattGCAAATGGTAGAATCTTTacaatattttgaatgaaatggGGGAATAACCATGATAATCTTTTGTGTCACAGAGAGATTTGTGGGTTATCTTGGGTCTAAACAATTAAAGCatagtcaaattaaaaaaaaatctactcttttagcaacttgcAAATATACAACACAGTAACTAGATTCAGCACGCTGTACatcacatccccaggacttacgtATGTTATAAcgggaagtttgtgccttttcaCCATCTTCACGACTTTtgcccacctctggcaaccaccaattcaTTCTCTTTATctatgtgttcttttttattaaagattaaagattaaagataattaaagatttttattaaagattccacataagttaagtgagattttatggtatgtgtctttctctgtctaacttatttcacttagcataatgccctcaaggtccatccatgctgttgcaaatggcaagatttcattctttttatggctgaataatattccattatgtatatatacacaccacagtTTCTTTGTCCATGCATTCACCAATGGCCACTTATGTTGCTTTCATATCATGGCTATTGTAattaatgcttcaatgaacatggggtgcatagatctttttcaagttagtgtttttgtttcatttggataaatacccagaagagaaattgctggatcatatggcagttttatttttaatgttttgaggaacctccatgctgctTTCAATagtgctgtaccaatttacattaccaccaacagtatacaaggattcatttttctctacatccttgccagcacttgttatttcttgtctttctgatgatagccattctaacgtgtgaggtgatatcttttttaaaaaagatatttatttaatcttaaaaatgtatttatttattcatttatttatttttgtggtgataccttattgtggctttgatttgcatttccctgttgattagagatgttgagcatcctttcatgtacctgttggccgtctgtatgtcttctttggaaaaatgtctatcagattctctgcccattttttaatcagacttttttttgcttttgaattgtatgatatttttatatattttggattttaactcCTTagcagatatataatttgcaattttttttcccattcagtagatttTCTTTTCGTTtggttgatagtttcctttgctgtgcagaagcttttaagtttgatgtagtctgactagtttatttttgcttttgttgcctttactTTTGGTGTCAAAAAGTCATCACAA encodes:
- the LOC131763287 gene encoding boLa class II histocompatibility antigen, DQB*0101 beta chain-like isoform X2; this translates as MSGTVALQIPSGLWTTAVMVMLTVLSTPGADGRDSPQDFVFQHMGLCYFTNGTERVRLVTRYVYNREENVRFDSDVGEYRAVTELGRPDAEYWNSQKDILERTRAEVDTVCRHNYGVDESFTVQRRVEPTVTISPSRTEALNHHNLLVCSVADFYPGQIKVRWFRNDQEETAGIVSTPLIRNGDWTFQMLVMLEMTPQQGDIYTCHVEHPSLQSPITVEWRKGHLVSFHRGPHRTGADRASLVHPISSLVPRIPTELEITGHKSASCLIVRASEES
- the LOC131763287 gene encoding boLa class II histocompatibility antigen, DQB*0101 beta chain-like isoform X1, which gives rise to MSGTVALQIPSGLWTTAVMVMLTVLSTPGADGRDSPQDFVFQHMGLCYFTNGTERVRLVTRYVYNREENVRFDSDVGEYRAVTELGRPDAEYWNSQKDILERTRAEVDTVCRHNYGVDESFTVQRRVEPTVTISPSRTEALNHHNLLVCSVADFYPGQIKVRWFRNDQEETAGIVSTPLIRNGDWTFQMLVMLEMTPQQGDIYTCHVEHPSLQSPITVEWRAQSGSAQSKMLSGVGGFVLGLIFLGLGLIIRHRSQKGLVH